The following are encoded in a window of Streptomyces sp. Go-475 genomic DNA:
- a CDS encoding ABC transporter ATP-binding protein yields MSDDRPAPVLRAEGLVKTHHGEGAPAHAVRGVDLCVRQGEFVAITGPSGAGKSTLLHLLGGLQRPDAGSIWLDGECTDAYSEARWAVERRKRIGIVFQFFNLVSNLSVADNVELPALLAGVPPKQARAEREQLLAELGLTGKERSMPGELSGGEQQRVALARALVNHPPLLLADEPAGSLDSKGTREVMRLLSRFHQRGQTILLVTHDARLASAADRVISFFDGRIADDATLDGGTPPRRAGISGVLELKD; encoded by the coding sequence GTGAGCGACGACCGTCCCGCTCCTGTGCTGCGCGCCGAGGGGCTGGTGAAGACCCACCACGGCGAGGGCGCGCCCGCCCATGCCGTGCGCGGGGTCGACCTGTGCGTCCGGCAGGGCGAGTTCGTGGCGATCACCGGCCCGTCCGGCGCCGGCAAGTCGACGCTGCTGCACCTGCTCGGCGGGCTCCAGCGGCCGGACGCGGGCAGCATCTGGCTCGACGGCGAGTGCACCGACGCGTACAGCGAGGCCCGCTGGGCGGTGGAGCGCAGGAAGCGGATCGGGATCGTCTTCCAGTTCTTCAACCTCGTGTCGAACCTGTCCGTCGCGGACAACGTGGAGCTGCCCGCCCTGCTCGCCGGGGTCCCGCCGAAGCAGGCCCGGGCCGAGCGGGAGCAGCTCCTGGCCGAGCTGGGCCTGACCGGCAAGGAGCGAAGCATGCCGGGCGAGCTGTCCGGCGGCGAGCAGCAGCGCGTGGCCCTCGCCCGGGCGCTGGTCAACCATCCGCCGCTGCTGCTGGCCGACGAGCCCGCGGGCAGCCTCGACAGCAAGGGCACCCGCGAGGTGATGCGGCTGCTGTCCCGCTTCCACCAGCGCGGCCAGACGATCCTCCTGGTCACGCACGACGCCCGGCTGGCGAGCGCCGCGGACCGGGTGATCAGCTTCTTCGACGGCCGCATCGCCGACGACGCGACCCTCGACGGCGGCACCCCGCCGCGCCGGGCCGGCATATCCGGCGTGCTGGAGCTGAAGGACTGA
- a CDS encoding FtsX-like permease family protein codes for MRATLRWAHSDLRTHRGEALFLVLATAGIVASLLLATALFGYATNPWQRVFTQSHGAHVWLHTDTAADTGRLAELDGVDAVAGPYPTAATTVSARGSRASVELRGTPERPSVGRPPIVSGHWLDPATPNGVVLESRLARALLAEPGDTLTVPGTARTLTVVGLADSAEPRYRPGEQPGLVWALPSAVPDPGGQVIGLRLTDPGDTSYAVQRAVTVLGAGAIGEVSTWQQARAEAQGDNRLLGQVLGLFGLGALVAAGLAVHGAIGTRIRGHLRDLSVLKAIGFTPGQVVRIFLLQHLAYALLGAVAAAALAEALGSRIPGRLGDAVGVWQGLPGHTVALLVIPVGAVLFIGATTGLAAWRAGRVPPVPVPRPAATPGGRLSGVARRALGMRIPPALVLGWHKAFTRRPRSLATVARLTLPLLLIVVAMSAWTTLDRFHSKPERIGLPTTLSVRADTGLTDRQARTLLERDPQVADAYPGVETAALVPGQTATIALRGLGTHQDPYPYTLAEGRPARGADEAVAGQGLLDLLDVRVGDWVRMTVGDQPQILHIVGRSIEPENAGRVISTSLDTLRANDPGLRPTLYELRLEAGADPREVADRLATAGRGHLDVHTVTNPADGLSPLRAVVAGLIAVLALIGLIELLTAIGGTVRESERDLLALKAIGLSPRQITAITVTATGLTALAAVLAATALGLPLAYWLIDAQGSSSGIGAGIAQGPSAPLMLLLGAAAVLCAAALAAVPAARAARRRLADTLSAVA; via the coding sequence ATGCGAGCCACCCTGCGCTGGGCCCACTCCGATCTGCGCACGCACCGCGGCGAGGCGCTGTTCCTCGTCCTCGCCACCGCGGGCATCGTCGCCTCCCTGCTGCTGGCCACGGCCCTGTTCGGGTACGCGACCAACCCCTGGCAGCGCGTCTTCACGCAGTCGCACGGCGCCCACGTGTGGCTGCACACCGACACGGCCGCCGACACCGGCAGGCTGGCGGAGCTGGACGGCGTCGACGCCGTCGCCGGCCCCTACCCCACCGCCGCCACCACCGTCTCCGCACGCGGCAGCCGCGCCTCCGTCGAACTGCGCGGCACCCCGGAGCGGCCCTCCGTCGGCCGCCCGCCGATCGTCTCCGGGCACTGGCTGGACCCCGCGACCCCGAACGGCGTGGTCCTGGAGAGCCGCCTCGCCCGCGCCCTGCTCGCCGAGCCCGGCGACACCCTCACCGTGCCCGGCACCGCCCGAACACTGACCGTCGTCGGCCTCGCCGACAGCGCCGAGCCGCGCTACCGGCCCGGTGAGCAGCCAGGACTGGTGTGGGCGCTGCCGTCGGCCGTGCCGGACCCCGGCGGCCAGGTGATCGGGCTGCGGCTGACGGACCCGGGCGACACGTCCTACGCCGTCCAGCGGGCCGTGACGGTGCTGGGTGCCGGGGCGATCGGCGAGGTGTCGACGTGGCAGCAGGCCCGGGCCGAGGCGCAGGGCGACAACCGGCTGCTCGGGCAGGTGCTCGGCCTGTTCGGGCTGGGCGCGCTGGTCGCCGCCGGACTCGCCGTGCACGGGGCCATCGGCACCCGTATCCGCGGCCACCTGCGGGATCTCTCCGTGCTGAAGGCGATCGGCTTCACCCCCGGCCAAGTGGTCCGCATCTTCCTGCTCCAGCACCTCGCCTACGCGCTCCTCGGCGCCGTGGCCGCCGCCGCGCTCGCCGAGGCCCTCGGCAGCCGGATCCCGGGGCGGCTCGGGGACGCGGTCGGGGTGTGGCAGGGGCTGCCCGGGCACACCGTGGCGCTGCTCGTGATCCCGGTGGGCGCGGTGCTGTTCATCGGCGCGACCACCGGGCTGGCCGCCTGGCGTGCCGGGCGCGTGCCGCCGGTTCCGGTGCCGAGGCCCGCCGCGACACCGGGCGGGCGGCTGTCCGGCGTGGCCCGCCGGGCGCTCGGCATGCGGATCCCGCCCGCGCTGGTGCTGGGCTGGCACAAGGCGTTCACCCGGCGTCCCCGCTCCCTGGCCACGGTCGCCCGGCTCACGCTGCCGCTGCTGCTGATCGTCGTGGCGATGAGCGCCTGGACCACCCTCGACCGCTTCCACAGCAAGCCCGAGCGGATCGGACTGCCCACCACGCTCAGCGTCCGCGCCGACACCGGCCTCACCGACCGGCAGGCCCGCACCCTGCTGGAACGCGACCCGCAGGTGGCCGACGCCTACCCGGGCGTCGAGACGGCCGCCCTGGTCCCCGGCCAGACCGCGACCATCGCCCTGCGCGGCCTCGGCACCCACCAGGACCCCTACCCGTACACCCTCGCCGAGGGCCGCCCCGCCCGCGGCGCCGACGAGGCCGTGGCCGGGCAGGGGCTGCTCGACCTGCTGGACGTGCGCGTCGGCGACTGGGTGCGGATGACCGTCGGCGATCAGCCGCAGATCCTGCACATCGTGGGCCGCAGCATCGAGCCGGAGAACGCCGGCCGGGTCATCTCCACCTCCCTCGACACCCTCCGCGCCAACGACCCCGGGCTCCGTCCGACCCTCTACGAACTGCGCCTCGAGGCCGGTGCCGACCCGCGGGAGGTCGCCGACCGGCTCGCCACGGCCGGACGCGGCCACCTGGACGTGCACACCGTGACCAACCCCGCCGACGGGCTCTCCCCGCTGCGCGCCGTCGTCGCCGGACTGATCGCCGTCCTGGCGCTGATCGGCCTCATCGAACTGCTGACCGCGATCGGCGGCACCGTCCGCGAGAGCGAACGGGACCTGCTCGCGCTGAAGGCCATCGGCCTGTCGCCCCGGCAGATCACGGCGATCACCGTCACGGCCACCGGCCTCACCGCTCTCGCGGCCGTGCTCGCCGCCACCGCCCTGGGCCTTCCGCTGGCGTACTGGCTGATCGACGCCCAGGGCAGCTCCAGCGGCATCGGCGCCGGCATCGCCCAGGGCCCGTCCGCCCCGCTCATGCTGCTGCTCGGGGCGGCGGCGGTGCTCTGCGCGGCGGCCCTGGCCGCCGTACCCGCCGCCCGGGCGGCACGCCGACGGCTGGCGGACACGCTGAGCGCGGTGGCCTGA
- the secG gene encoding preprotein translocase subunit SecG has product MGFSIALIVFSLLLMLLVLMHKGKGGGLSDMFGGGMQSSVGGSSVAERNLDRITVVVGLLWFACIVVLGILMKVNN; this is encoded by the coding sequence CTGGGGTTCTCCATCGCCCTGATCGTCTTCAGCCTGCTGCTGATGCTGCTGGTGCTGATGCACAAGGGGAAGGGCGGCGGCCTCTCCGACATGTTCGGTGGCGGCATGCAGTCCTCCGTCGGCGGCTCCTCGGTCGCCGAGCGCAACCTCGACCGGATCACCGTCGTGGTCGGTCTGTTGTGGTTCGCGTGCATTGTCGTGCTCGGCATCCTGATGAAGGTGAACAACTGA
- the pgi gene encoding glucose-6-phosphate isomerase → MNADGRTRLNQTPEWTALAKHREELGDVRLRELFAADAGRGTAYTLRVGDLYVDYSKHLVTDDTLRLLRELASATDVFGLRDAMFRGEKINTTENRAVLHTALRAPRDAVVEVDGENVVPGVHAVLDKMADFADRVRSGEWTGHTGKRIRNIVNVGIGGSDLGPAMAYEVLRAFTDRSLTLRFVSNVDGADLHEAIRDLDPAETLFIIASKTFTTIETVTNATSARSWLLAALGDEAAVARHFVALSTNAEKVAEFGIDTANMFEFWDWVGGRYSYDSAIGLSLMIAIGPDRFREMLDGFRIVDEHFRTAPAESNVPLLLGLLGIWYGNFHDAQSHAVLPYSHYLSKFTAYLQQLDMESNGKYVGRDGREVEWQTGPVVWGTPGTNGQHAYYQLIHQGTKLIPADFIGFARPVAELSDELRAQHDLLMANFFAQTQALAFGKTPDEVRAEGVPEELVPHKTFRGNHPTTTILAPELTPSVLGQLVALYEHKVFVQGAVWNIDSFDQWGVELGKVLAKRVEPALTEGAEVEGLDASTKALVATYRELRGRQ, encoded by the coding sequence ATGAACGCAGACGGCCGTACCAGGCTCAACCAGACGCCCGAGTGGACGGCACTGGCCAAGCACCGCGAGGAGCTGGGCGATGTCCGGCTGCGCGAGCTGTTCGCCGCCGACGCCGGCCGCGGCACCGCGTACACCCTCCGGGTCGGCGACCTGTACGTCGACTACTCCAAGCACCTCGTCACCGACGACACGCTCCGGCTGCTGCGCGAACTGGCCTCCGCCACCGACGTGTTCGGGCTCAGGGACGCCATGTTCCGCGGCGAGAAGATCAACACCACCGAGAACCGGGCCGTGCTGCACACCGCGCTGCGCGCGCCGCGGGACGCGGTCGTCGAGGTCGACGGCGAGAACGTGGTGCCCGGTGTGCACGCCGTGCTCGACAAGATGGCCGACTTCGCGGACCGGGTGCGCTCGGGCGAGTGGACCGGCCACACCGGCAAGCGGATCCGGAACATCGTCAACGTCGGCATCGGCGGCTCCGACCTCGGGCCCGCGATGGCCTACGAGGTGCTGCGGGCCTTCACCGACCGCTCCCTGACCCTGCGTTTCGTGTCGAACGTGGACGGCGCCGACCTGCACGAGGCGATCCGCGACCTCGACCCGGCCGAGACGCTGTTCATCATCGCCTCCAAGACCTTCACCACCATCGAGACGGTCACCAACGCGACCTCCGCGCGCTCCTGGCTGCTGGCCGCGCTCGGTGACGAGGCCGCCGTCGCCCGGCACTTCGTCGCCCTGTCGACGAACGCCGAGAAGGTCGCCGAGTTCGGCATCGACACGGCCAACATGTTCGAGTTCTGGGACTGGGTCGGCGGCCGTTACTCCTACGACTCCGCGATCGGCCTCTCCCTGATGATCGCGATCGGCCCGGACCGCTTCCGGGAGATGCTCGACGGCTTCCGCATCGTCGACGAGCACTTCCGGACCGCGCCGGCCGAGTCCAACGTGCCGCTGCTGCTGGGCCTGCTGGGCATCTGGTACGGCAACTTCCACGACGCCCAGTCGCACGCGGTGCTGCCGTACAGCCACTACCTGTCCAAGTTCACGGCCTATCTCCAGCAGCTCGACATGGAGTCCAACGGCAAGTACGTCGGCCGGGACGGGCGCGAGGTGGAGTGGCAGACCGGGCCGGTGGTGTGGGGCACGCCGGGCACCAACGGGCAGCACGCCTACTACCAGCTCATCCACCAGGGCACGAAGCTGATCCCGGCGGACTTCATCGGCTTCGCCCGGCCGGTCGCCGAGTTGAGCGACGAGCTGCGGGCGCAGCACGACCTGCTGATGGCCAACTTCTTCGCCCAGACGCAGGCGCTCGCCTTCGGCAAGACGCCGGACGAGGTGCGGGCCGAGGGCGTGCCGGAGGAGCTGGTGCCGCACAAGACGTTCCGGGGCAACCACCCGACGACGACGATCCTGGCGCCCGAGCTGACGCCGTCCGTCCTCGGTCAGCTGGTCGCGCTCTACGAGCACAAGGTGTTCGTGCAGGGCGCGGTGTGGAACATCGACTCCTTCGACCAGTGGGGCGTGGAGCTGGGCAAGGTCCTCGCCAAGCGCGTCGAGCCCGCGCTGACGGAGGGCGCGGAGGTCGAGGGCCTGGACGCTTCCACGAAGGCGTTGGTCGCGACGTACCGGGAGCTGCGCGGGCGGCAGTGA
- a CDS encoding MFS transporter, translating into MTTVEVEGVRAPAWRGGFGRLWSAAVLSSFGDALRTAALPLLAVTLTDEPLLIASVTACGYLPWIVFGLLGGAVADRVDQRRAMWLVDALRGLLVAAFAVAVALGHASIGLLIVLAFALTTLQTLFDNAATALLPALVDRDALGGANARLMTGQRIAGGLLGGPLVPLLLAAGAAVPFAADAVTFLVAAALIASLPAAAPDRKPRPAGSTLRREIAEGLRALARDKALRGLCAATALCNIGMGALVATLVVLVTGWLDAGNAGYAAAMTAYTAGSLAGGAVGGRLVARFGRMRMVLVAGTAQTAALLVMGSVRSMVALVAALAVFGFMGMVWNVNTTTLMQQRSPAELLGRVSSAYRTLAIAGAPLGALLGGAAATAWGENTPALLAAAFLVLSVTALIPGRRADVPVVAPQDGATTGHGNR; encoded by the coding sequence GTGACGACGGTCGAGGTGGAGGGCGTGCGCGCGCCCGCGTGGCGCGGTGGCTTCGGGCGGCTGTGGAGCGCCGCCGTGCTGTCCAGCTTCGGTGACGCGCTGCGCACGGCCGCGCTGCCCCTGCTGGCCGTCACGCTCACCGACGAGCCGCTGCTCATCGCCTCCGTCACGGCCTGCGGCTATCTGCCCTGGATCGTCTTCGGCCTGCTCGGCGGGGCCGTCGCCGACCGCGTGGACCAGCGGCGCGCCATGTGGCTGGTGGACGCGTTACGCGGGCTGCTGGTCGCCGCCTTCGCGGTGGCCGTCGCCCTCGGCCACGCCTCGATCGGCCTGCTCATCGTGCTGGCCTTCGCCCTCACCACTCTGCAGACCCTCTTCGACAACGCGGCCACGGCGCTGCTGCCCGCCCTGGTCGACCGGGACGCGCTCGGCGGCGCCAACGCCCGGCTGATGACCGGCCAGCGCATCGCGGGCGGCCTGCTGGGCGGGCCCCTCGTGCCGCTGCTGCTCGCGGCCGGGGCGGCCGTGCCGTTCGCGGCCGACGCCGTGACCTTCCTGGTGGCCGCCGCGCTGATCGCCTCGCTGCCGGCCGCCGCGCCCGACCGGAAGCCGAGACCTGCGGGCAGCACGCTGCGCCGGGAGATCGCCGAAGGGCTGCGCGCGCTGGCCCGGGACAAGGCCCTGCGCGGGCTGTGCGCCGCCACCGCCCTGTGCAACATCGGCATGGGCGCCCTCGTCGCCACCCTCGTGGTCCTGGTGACCGGCTGGCTCGACGCCGGCAACGCGGGATACGCGGCGGCCATGACCGCGTACACGGCGGGCAGCCTGGCCGGGGGAGCCGTCGGCGGCCGGCTCGTCGCCCGCTTCGGACGGATGCGCATGGTGCTCGTCGCCGGGACCGCGCAGACCGCCGCGCTCCTCGTCATGGGCTCGGTGCGCAGCATGGTCGCGCTGGTGGCGGCCCTGGCCGTCTTCGGGTTCATGGGAATGGTGTGGAACGTCAACACCACCACGCTGATGCAGCAGCGCAGCCCCGCCGAGCTGCTGGGCCGCGTGAGTTCCGCCTACCGGACGCTCGCGATCGCGGGAGCGCCCCTCGGCGCGCTGCTCGGCGGAGCCGCCGCCACGGCCTGGGGCGAGAACACCCCGGCCCTGCTCGCCGCCGCCTTCCTCGTCCTGTCCGTCACCGCGCTGATACCGGGGCGCCGTGCGGACGTACCTGTTGTTGCGCCGCAGGACGGTGCGACGACAGGCCACGGCAACCGCTGA
- a CDS encoding RNA polymerase-binding protein RbpA, whose translation MASGNAIRGSRVGAGPMGEAERGESAPRLRVSFWCSNGHETQPSFASDAQVPDTWDCPRCGFPAGQDRDNPPDPPRTEPYKTHLAYVRERRSDADGEAILAEALAKLRGEI comes from the coding sequence GTGGCAAGTGGCAACGCGATCCGGGGAAGCCGGGTCGGGGCGGGGCCGATGGGCGAGGCCGAGCGCGGTGAGTCCGCGCCCCGGCTGCGCGTCTCCTTCTGGTGCTCCAACGGACACGAGACCCAGCCGAGCTTCGCCAGCGACGCGCAGGTGCCCGACACCTGGGACTGTCCCCGCTGCGGCTTTCCGGCCGGCCAGGACCGGGACAACCCCCCGGACCCGCCGCGCACCGAGCCCTACAAGACGCACCTGGCGTATGTGCGGGAACGGCGCAGTGACGCGGACGGCGAGGCGATCCTCGCCGAGGCGCTCGCCAAACTGCGGGGCGAGATCTAG